A genomic region of Metopolophium dirhodum isolate CAU chromosome 1, ASM1992520v1, whole genome shotgun sequence contains the following coding sequences:
- the LOC132932682 gene encoding proteoglycan 4-like: MTGQQQVAQLIQRLGLVSGGQDEPRTAAQVARMTTRQLLQDPVRAAIYNRGWADRTTDIQRRLRPHRPPPTSTPGSRTPSLTRPPPPATTPAPVTPAEPAPVPRPTGVLPGPTGRVRTEAQQARNRRKFQQLKEKRNARESEASQQRRLAKQPAPTSEPEAAGTPPTNPTPMEVDKPASKDGKSEEPGQPTSQESPDQSESTVEITETDWLVAFEGMPELDEHHSYYTPVGSPKHPQ; encoded by the coding sequence ATGACCGGCCAACAGCAGGTTGCCCAGCTAATCCAACGGCTGGGGCTGGTATCCGGTGGCCAGGATGAGCCGCGAACAGCCGCCCAGGTCGCGAGGATGACTACCCGCCAACTCCTGCAGGACCCAGTGCGGGCGGCCATCTACAACCGGGGCTGGGCGGACCGTACGACGGACATTCAGCGGAGGTTGCGGCCACACCGACCACCACCAACGTCAACACCCGGCAGCCGCACACCGTCCCTGACAAGGCCACCACCCCCAGCAACGACACCTGCCCCCGTAACACCTGCGGAGCCGGCACCGGTACCCAGGCCAACGGGGGTACTCCCCGGCCCAACAGGAAGGGTGAGGACGGAGGCGCAGCAGGCAAGGAACCGCCGGAAATTCCAACAGCTGAAGGAGAAGAGGAATGCCAGGGAAAGCGAGGCAAGCCAACAACGTCGGCTTGCCAAGCAACCCGCGCCAACCTCAGAACCGGAAGCAGCCGGCACGCCTCCGACCAACCCTACACCGATGGAGGTTGACAAACCGGCCTCCAAGGACGGCAAGTCCGAGGAGCCGGGACAACCCACCAGCCAGGAGTCGCCAGACCAATCGGAGTCCACGGTAGAAATTACCGAGACAGATTGGCTGGTGGCGTTCGAGGGGATGCCAGAGTTGGACGAGCACCACTCGTACTACACTCCGGTAGGGTCCCCAAAACACCCCCAATAA